A region from the Wansuia hejianensis genome encodes:
- a CDS encoding VOC family protein: MMGASFLHVGMTVQDMDKTIEFYTKYFGFELEMKGVFSEEFIGRHRQLYQLPEGAFSDFCFLKSGDGIVIEVFQFSPAADREDVRWNRPGYTHICLRVDDIFKVYEEMTGDGIEFFFPPDMRATPEEHWVFLKDPDGNLIELQD, encoded by the coding sequence ATGATGGGTGCAAGCTTTTTGCATGTGGGAATGACGGTTCAGGACATGGATAAGACAATTGAGTTTTATACAAAGTATTTTGGATTTGAGCTTGAGATGAAAGGCGTGTTCTCAGAAGAGTTTATTGGTAGGCATCGTCAGCTCTACCAGCTTCCGGAGGGGGCTTTTTCTGATTTTTGCTTTTTAAAGTCCGGGGACGGAATTGTAATAGAAGTGTTTCAGTTTTCGCCTGCTGCAGACAGGGAGGATGTGCGGTGGAACCGTCCAGGCTATACCCATATCTGCCTGAGGGTGGATGATATTTTTAAAGTGTATGAAGAAATGACGGGGGATGGAATTGAATTTTTCTTCCCGCCGGATATGCGGGCGACACCGGAAGAGCACTGGGTGTTTTTGAAAGATCCGGACGGGAACCTGATTGAGCTTCAGGACTAA
- a CDS encoding SDR family NAD(P)-dependent oxidoreductase: MMKPLQISQLKSIYDMLSLKGKTAFVTGGAGGIGRSCAAALAEAGADVVLMDICGKEEALDANCREIEKRYGCRAEKVTGNVADEEDVERMIWETVDRFGRLDVVFSNAGIGGRDDNPSSMDLEEWNRVLDVNLTGMFLVDRIAANKMKELGNGGSIINTASMSGHIINKGSRKDMSQHMVAYSAAKAGVIQLTKSIAVSYVEDRIRCNSISPGMILSGLHDNMDMSALETYVENEVPMGRFASLDEIMGIVVFLASDLSSYATGSDFIIDGGVTIW; encoded by the coding sequence ATGATGAAACCATTACAGATCAGCCAGCTGAAAAGTATTTATGACATGCTTAGCTTAAAGGGAAAGACAGCATTTGTAACAGGGGGCGCGGGCGGTATCGGAAGATCTTGTGCGGCGGCGCTGGCCGAGGCAGGGGCCGATGTGGTTCTGATGGATATCTGCGGCAAGGAAGAGGCGCTGGATGCCAATTGCCGGGAAATTGAGAAACGGTATGGCTGCCGGGCGGAGAAGGTCACAGGCAATGTGGCAGATGAAGAGGATGTGGAACGGATGATCTGGGAGACTGTGGACCGGTTCGGAAGACTGGATGTTGTTTTTTCCAACGCCGGGATCGGAGGAAGAGATGATAATCCTTCTTCGATGGATCTTGAAGAGTGGAACCGGGTGCTGGATGTGAACCTTACGGGAATGTTCCTGGTGGACAGGATTGCGGCTAATAAAATGAAAGAATTAGGCAACGGAGGTTCTATCATAAATACAGCTTCCATGTCGGGGCACATCATTAATAAAGGAAGCAGAAAAGATATGAGCCAGCACATGGTGGCTTATTCGGCGGCTAAGGCAGGAGTGATTCAGCTCACAAAATCAATAGCTGTCAGTTATGTAGAGGACCGCATCAGGTGCAACAGTATCAGTCCGGGAATGATTTTATCCGGTCTTCATGACAATATGGACATGTCGGCCCTGGAGACCTATGTGGAAAATGAAGTCCCCATGGGCCGCTTTGCGTCCCTGGATGAGATCATGGGAATTGTTGTGTTCCTGGCTTCTGACTTGTCTTCCTATGCGACAGGCAGCGATTTCATCATCGATGGCGGAGTGACTATCTGGTAA